One stretch of Corvus moneduloides isolate bCorMon1 chromosome 16, bCorMon1.pri, whole genome shotgun sequence DNA includes these proteins:
- the BRI3 gene encoding brain protein I3, whose amino-acid sequence MDSKPLLQERPPAYSPAAPGAPGYDYGHGNYGTIPAPQPGFQPPPPYSYPGAAAAPGYAVPPPTSQPGYSSTYTIIQQPATTTSVVVVGGCPACRVGVLEDTFTCLGVLCAIVFFPIGILFCLALRQRRCPNCGAAFG is encoded by the exons ATGGACAGCAAACCGCTGCTGCAGGAGCGGCCCCCCGCCTAcagccccgccgcgccgggcgCGCCGGGCTACGACTACGGGCACGGCAACTACGGCACCATCCCCGCCCCGCAGCCCGGCTTCCAGCCGCCCCCGCCGTACTCCTACCCGGGCGCCGCGGCCGCCCCAG gGTATGCTGTTCCTCCACCGACTTCACAGCCAGGCTATTCGAGCACGTACACCATTATTCAGCAGCCTGCCACCACCACTTCTGTAGTAGTAGTTGGTGGCTGTCCTGCCTGCAG GGTTGGCGTGTTGGAGGACACCTTCACCTGTCTTGGTGTTTTGTGTGCCATTGTATTCTTTCCAATTGGGATTCTGTTCTGCCTTGCACTGAGGCAGAGAAGATGCCCTAACTGTGGGGCAGCTTTTGGCTGA